A single Mangifera indica cultivar Alphonso chromosome 20, CATAS_Mindica_2.1, whole genome shotgun sequence DNA region contains:
- the LOC123204777 gene encoding bidirectional sugar transporter SWEET5-like: MAIDRGTLTTLAGICGNIISFGLFLSPLPTLIRICKQKAVHAFKPDPYLATTLNCIMWLFYGLPLVTKDNLLVITINAAGLIMELGYVTIFFIYSPWAKRRRITYVLIFEVVFAAVVVFVTLFFFHSLKDRAMIVGIVCIVFNVIMYTSPLTVMKMVIKTKSVKYMPFTLSLANFVNGCIWSLYAILKRDTYVLIPNALGTLSGVVQLVMYAVYYKTTNWDEDDEEDTPQEVQLSNKA; the protein is encoded by the exons ATGGCGATCGATAGAGGGACCCTTACAACCCTTGCAGGCATTTGCG GAAACATCATCTCTTTCGGCTTGTTTCTTTCCCCACT CCCAACACTGATCAGAATATGCAAGCAAAAAGCAGTTCATGCGTTCAAGCCTGATCCATACTTGGCTACCACTCTGAATTGCATCATGTGGTTGTTCTACGGGCTACCCCTTGTCACAAAGGACAACCTgttggttattaccatcaatGCTGCAGGTCTTATAATGGAGTTGGGCTATGTCACCATCTTCTTCATCTATTCTCCCTGGGCAAAGCGC AGGAGAATTACGTATGTTCTTATCTTTGAGGTGGTGTTCGCGGCCGTTGTGGTTTTCGTCACCCTGTTTTTCTTCCATTCTCTTAAAGATAGAGCCATGATTGTGGGCATTGTGTGCATCGTCTTCAATGTAATTATGTACACTTCTCCTCTAACTGTCATG AAAATGGTGATCAAGACAAAGAGCGTCAAGTACATGCCTTTTACTCTCTCATTAGCTAACTTTGTCAATGGCTGCATCTGGAGTCTTTATGCAATTCTTAAACGTGATACATATGTCTTG ATACCCAATGCTTTAGGAACATTATCTGGTGTAGTGCAGCTAGTGATGTACGCAGTTTactataaaacaacaaattggGACgaggatgatgaagaagataCACCACAAGAAGTCCAACTCTCCAATAAAGCTTGA